The Lathyrus oleraceus cultivar Zhongwan6 chromosome 5, CAAS_Psat_ZW6_1.0, whole genome shotgun sequence genome includes the window AATAATTTGAAATTTGTGTAATTTGGATTTGTGGTTGTGATTAGGGTGGTGCCAAGAAGGTTGTCATTTCTGCCCCAAGCAAAGATGCACCCATGTTTGTCGTTGGTGTTAATGAGAAGGAATACAAATCAGACCTTAACATTGTTTCCAATGCTAGCTGCACTACCAATTGCCTTGCTCCCCTTGCCAAGGTTATCAACGACCGATTTGGAATCGTTGAGGGTCTTATGACCACTGTCCACTCTATCACAGCTACTCAGAAGACTGTTGATGGTCCATCAAGCAAGGACTGGAGAGGTGGAAGAGCTGCTTCCTTCAACATCATTCCCAGCAGCACTGGAGCTGCTAAGGTATGTGTATAAGTTCATGGTTTGACAGTATGGATTTTATTGCAATACTCTTGTTGTTTCTAACCATTGAATGTTGAATTTTGGGTCAAACAGGCTGTAGGAAAGGTTCTTCCAGAACTAAATGGTAAATTGACCGGAATGTCATTCCGTGTCCCTACCGTTGATGTTTCAGTTGTTGACCTCACTGTAAGGCTTGCCAAGAACGCAACCTATGAGCAGATCAAAGCTGCTATCAAGTAAAGTTTTAAACTTGAGGCCCTTAAATTTGACCAATAGAATAGTTTTCCCCTGTTAACACAGTCCATTTTGTTGAAATGTCATAAACCAGGGAGGAATCAGAGGGCAAGCTCAAGGGTATTTTGGGTTACACTGAAGATGATGTTGTATCTACTGACTTTGTTGGTGATAGCAGGTAATGTTGATTTTTTAAGCAACTTTAGTCTTCATTGAAGATAAACTGTCATGATCAGTTTTTAAGCAACTTTTTCTTTGAATTTCAGGTCTAGCATATTCGATGCCAAGGCAGGAATTGCTTTGAATGAAAACTTTGTGAAACTTGTTTCTTGGTATGACAACGAATGGGGATACAGGTATAACTCTACTGAGACCTTGCTGTCACAATATAGCTTTGAATACACAGTTATTAGTACTGTTACTGATGAAATTTTGGTTTTTGTTGTTGCAGTACCCGTGTTATTGATCTGATTGTTCACATTGCTTCTGTGGCTTGATGAGTCTGACCTTGGATTGCATTTTTGTCTCGCTGAAGATTTATCAGCATACTGTGAATTTCAATTCTAGAATAAAATTGTGTTGCTGTGAGTGATGTCACTGAGACACAAAGTGTCTGCGTTTTTTTTGTTTGTATTTCAAATTAGTAGACGGCCTTAGGTTTTTCCTCCTCTTGTTTTAGAGATGGATGGCTTTTTTCAGTTTGGTAATCATCTTAATATAAGCAATATTTTGGTTGATATT containing:
- the LOC127083068 gene encoding glyceraldehyde-3-phosphate dehydrogenase, cytosolic produces the protein MASDKKIRIGINGFGRIGRLVARVALQRNDVELVAINDPFITTDYMTYMFKYDSVHGQWKHFELKVKDSKTLLFGEKEVAVFGTRNPEEIPWGEVGADFVVESTGVFTDKDKAAAHLKGGAKKVVISAPSKDAPMFVVGVNEKEYKSDLNIVSNASCTTNCLAPLAKVINDRFGIVEGLMTTVHSITATQKTVDGPSSKDWRGGRAASFNIIPSSTGAAKAVGKVLPELNGKLTGMSFRVPTVDVSVVDLTVRLAKNATYEQIKAAIKEESEGKLKGILGYTEDDVVSTDFVGDSRSSIFDAKAGIALNENFVKLVSWYDNEWGYSTRVIDLIVHIASVA